In the Bicyclus anynana chromosome 6, ilBicAnyn1.1, whole genome shotgun sequence genome, one interval contains:
- the LOC112053847 gene encoding troponin I isoform X14 — MADDEAKKAKQAEIDRKRAEVRKRMEEASKAKKAKKGFMTPERKKKLRLLLRKKAAEELKKEQERKAAERRRIIEERCGKPKNVDDANEVLLKKIIQEYYDRLYVCEGQKWDLEHEVRKRDYEISDLNSQVNDLRGKFVKPTLKKVSKYENKFAKLQKKAAEFNFRNQLKVVKKKEFTLEEEDKEKKPDWSKGKPGDQKVKEEEVEA; from the exons atggCGGATGATGAA GCGAAGAAGGCCAAACAGGCCGAGATCGACCGCAAGCGTGCGGAGGTCCGTAAGCGGATGGAGGAGGCCTCCAAGGCCAAGAAGGCGAAGAAAGGTTTCATGACCCCCGAGAGAAAGAAGAAGCTTAGG TTGCTCCTCCGTAAAAAAGCCGCCGAGGAATTGAAGAAAGAACAGGAACGCAAAGCAGCGGAGAGAAGGCGCATCATCGAAGAGAGGTGCGGTAAACCCAAGAACGTCGACGATGCAAATGAAG TGTTGCTCAAGAAAATAATACAGGAGTATTATGACCGCTTGTATGTGTGTGAGGGCCAGAAGTGGGATTTGGAACATGAAGTCAGGAAAAGAGATTATGAG atctCCGACCTGAACTCTCAAGTCAATGACCTCAGAGGAAAAtt cGTCAAACCAACACTCAAGAAGGTTTCCAAATATGAAAACAAATTCGCCAAGCTCCAGAAGAAGGCTGCCGAATTCAACTTCCGTAACCAATTGAAGGTTGTCAAAAAGAAGGAATTCACCCTTGAAGAAGAAGACAAAGAG aaaaaGCCAGACTGGTCCAAGGGCAAGCCAGGAGATCAGAAGGTAAAAGAGGAAGAAGTTGAGGCATGA
- the LOC112053847 gene encoding troponin I isoform X15, producing the protein MADDEAKKAKQAEIDRKRAEVRKRMEEASKAKKAKKGFMTPERKKKLRLLLRKKAAEELKKEQERKAAERRRIIEERCGKPKNVDDANEDAIMRICKEHHARIAKLEDQKFDLEYIVKRKDMEISDLNSQVNDLRGKFVKPTLKKVSKYENKFAKLQKKAAEFNFRNQLKVVKKKEFTLEEEDKEKKPDWSKGKPGDQKVKEEEVEA; encoded by the exons atggCGGATGATGAA GCGAAGAAGGCCAAACAGGCCGAGATCGACCGCAAGCGTGCGGAGGTCCGTAAGCGGATGGAGGAGGCCTCCAAGGCCAAGAAGGCGAAGAAAGGTTTCATGACCCCCGAGAGAAAGAAGAAGCTTAGG TTGCTCCTCCGTAAAAAAGCCGCCGAGGAATTGAAGAAAGAACAGGAACGCAAAGCAGCGGAGAGAAGGCGCATCATCGAAGAGAGGTGCGGTAAACCCAAGAACGTCGACGATGCAAATGAAG ATGCAATTATGAGGATTTGCAAAGAACACCACGCCCGCATCGCCAAACTCGAAGACCAAAAGTTCGATTTGGAATACATCGTTAAAAGGAAAGACATGGAG atctCCGACCTGAACTCTCAAGTCAATGACCTCAGAGGAAAAtt cGTCAAACCAACACTCAAGAAGGTTTCCAAATATGAAAACAAATTCGCCAAGCTCCAGAAGAAGGCTGCCGAATTCAACTTCCGTAACCAATTGAAGGTTGTCAAAAAGAAGGAATTCACCCTTGAAGAAGAAGACAAAGAG aaaaaGCCAGACTGGTCCAAGGGCAAGCCAGGAGATCAGAAGGTAAAAGAGGAAGAAGTTGAGGCATGA
- the LOC112053847 gene encoding troponin I isoform X18: MADDEKKRLDEAKKAKQAEIDRKRAEVRKRMEEASKAKKAKKGFMTPERKKKLRLLLRKKAAEELKKEQERKAAERRRIIEERCGKPKNVDDANEDAIMRICKEHHARIAKLEDQKFDLEYIVKRKDMEISDLNSQVNDLRGKFVKPTLKKVSKYENKFAKLQKKAAEFNFRNQLKVVKKKEFTLEEEDKEAKKAEKADWAIGKK; the protein is encoded by the exons atggCGGATGATGAA AAAAAGCGTCTCGATGAG GCGAAGAAGGCCAAACAGGCCGAGATCGACCGCAAGCGTGCGGAGGTCCGTAAGCGGATGGAGGAGGCCTCCAAGGCCAAGAAGGCGAAGAAAGGTTTCATGACCCCCGAGAGAAAGAAGAAGCTTAGG TTGCTCCTCCGTAAAAAAGCCGCCGAGGAATTGAAGAAAGAACAGGAACGCAAAGCAGCGGAGAGAAGGCGCATCATCGAAGAGAGGTGCGGTAAACCCAAGAACGTCGACGATGCAAATGAAG ATGCAATTATGAGGATTTGCAAAGAACACCACGCCCGCATCGCCAAACTCGAAGACCAAAAGTTCGATTTGGAATACATCGTTAAAAGGAAAGACATGGAG atctCCGACCTGAACTCTCAAGTCAATGACCTCAGAGGAAAAtt cGTCAAACCAACACTCAAGAAGGTTTCCAAATATGAAAACAAATTCGCCAAGCTCCAGAAGAAGGCTGCCGAATTCAACTTCCGTAACCAATTGAAGGTTGTCAAAAAGAAGGAATTCACCCTTGAAGAAGAAGACAAAGAG GCTAAGAAAGCAGAGAAAGCTGATTGGGCTATCGGCAAGAAGTGA
- the LOC112053847 gene encoding troponin I isoform X19, whose amino-acid sequence MADDEAKKAKQAEIDRKRAEVRKRMEEASKAKKAKKGFMTPERKKKLRLLLRKKAAEELKKEQERKAAERRRIIEERCGKPKNVDDANEVLLKKIIQEYYDRLYVCEGQKWDLEHEVRKRDYEISDLNSQVNDLRGKFVKPTLKKVSKYENKFAKLQKKAAEFNFRNQLKVVKKKEFTLEEEDKEAKKAEKADWAIGKK is encoded by the exons atggCGGATGATGAA GCGAAGAAGGCCAAACAGGCCGAGATCGACCGCAAGCGTGCGGAGGTCCGTAAGCGGATGGAGGAGGCCTCCAAGGCCAAGAAGGCGAAGAAAGGTTTCATGACCCCCGAGAGAAAGAAGAAGCTTAGG TTGCTCCTCCGTAAAAAAGCCGCCGAGGAATTGAAGAAAGAACAGGAACGCAAAGCAGCGGAGAGAAGGCGCATCATCGAAGAGAGGTGCGGTAAACCCAAGAACGTCGACGATGCAAATGAAG TGTTGCTCAAGAAAATAATACAGGAGTATTATGACCGCTTGTATGTGTGTGAGGGCCAGAAGTGGGATTTGGAACATGAAGTCAGGAAAAGAGATTATGAG atctCCGACCTGAACTCTCAAGTCAATGACCTCAGAGGAAAAtt cGTCAAACCAACACTCAAGAAGGTTTCCAAATATGAAAACAAATTCGCCAAGCTCCAGAAGAAGGCTGCCGAATTCAACTTCCGTAACCAATTGAAGGTTGTCAAAAAGAAGGAATTCACCCTTGAAGAAGAAGACAAAGAG GCTAAGAAAGCAGAGAAAGCTGATTGGGCTATCGGCAAGAAGTGA
- the LOC112053847 gene encoding troponin I isoform X20, with the protein MADDEAKKAKQAEIDRKRAEVRKRMEEASKAKKAKKGFMTPERKKKLRLLLRKKAAEELKKEQERKAAERRRIIEERCGKPKNVDDANEDAIMRICKEHHARIAKLEDQKFDLEYIVKRKDMEISDLNSQVNDLRGKFVKPTLKKVSKYENKFAKLQKKAAEFNFRNQLKVVKKKEFTLEEEDKEAKKAEKADWAIGKK; encoded by the exons atggCGGATGATGAA GCGAAGAAGGCCAAACAGGCCGAGATCGACCGCAAGCGTGCGGAGGTCCGTAAGCGGATGGAGGAGGCCTCCAAGGCCAAGAAGGCGAAGAAAGGTTTCATGACCCCCGAGAGAAAGAAGAAGCTTAGG TTGCTCCTCCGTAAAAAAGCCGCCGAGGAATTGAAGAAAGAACAGGAACGCAAAGCAGCGGAGAGAAGGCGCATCATCGAAGAGAGGTGCGGTAAACCCAAGAACGTCGACGATGCAAATGAAG ATGCAATTATGAGGATTTGCAAAGAACACCACGCCCGCATCGCCAAACTCGAAGACCAAAAGTTCGATTTGGAATACATCGTTAAAAGGAAAGACATGGAG atctCCGACCTGAACTCTCAAGTCAATGACCTCAGAGGAAAAtt cGTCAAACCAACACTCAAGAAGGTTTCCAAATATGAAAACAAATTCGCCAAGCTCCAGAAGAAGGCTGCCGAATTCAACTTCCGTAACCAATTGAAGGTTGTCAAAAAGAAGGAATTCACCCTTGAAGAAGAAGACAAAGAG GCTAAGAAAGCAGAGAAAGCTGATTGGGCTATCGGCAAGAAGTGA
- the LOC112053847 gene encoding troponin I isoform X17 has protein sequence MADDEKKRLDEAKKAKQAEIDRKRAEVRKRMEEASKAKKAKKGFMTPERKKKLRLLLRKKAAEELKKEQERKAAERRRIIEERCGKPKNVDDANEVLLKKIIQEYYDRLYVCEGQKWDLEHEVRKRDYEISDLNSQVNDLRGKFVKPTLKKVSKYENKFAKLQKKAAEFNFRNQLKVVKKKEFTLEEEDKEAKKAEKADWAIGKK, from the exons atggCGGATGATGAA AAAAAGCGTCTCGATGAG GCGAAGAAGGCCAAACAGGCCGAGATCGACCGCAAGCGTGCGGAGGTCCGTAAGCGGATGGAGGAGGCCTCCAAGGCCAAGAAGGCGAAGAAAGGTTTCATGACCCCCGAGAGAAAGAAGAAGCTTAGG TTGCTCCTCCGTAAAAAAGCCGCCGAGGAATTGAAGAAAGAACAGGAACGCAAAGCAGCGGAGAGAAGGCGCATCATCGAAGAGAGGTGCGGTAAACCCAAGAACGTCGACGATGCAAATGAAG TGTTGCTCAAGAAAATAATACAGGAGTATTATGACCGCTTGTATGTGTGTGAGGGCCAGAAGTGGGATTTGGAACATGAAGTCAGGAAAAGAGATTATGAG atctCCGACCTGAACTCTCAAGTCAATGACCTCAGAGGAAAAtt cGTCAAACCAACACTCAAGAAGGTTTCCAAATATGAAAACAAATTCGCCAAGCTCCAGAAGAAGGCTGCCGAATTCAACTTCCGTAACCAATTGAAGGTTGTCAAAAAGAAGGAATTCACCCTTGAAGAAGAAGACAAAGAG GCTAAGAAAGCAGAGAAAGCTGATTGGGCTATCGGCAAGAAGTGA